In the Burkholderia glumae LMG 2196 = ATCC 33617 genome, one interval contains:
- a CDS encoding RNA polymerase sigma factor yields MLFKTDPDASLIGRIAQGDDKAAAALVSRKLHRIVALAYRLLGDVAEAEDVAQEVFVRVWKYARSWREERARVDTWLHRIALNVCHDRLELRARRRETDALDPDLQADAGPTPEAQWLAKSMRERVREALAALPVRQREALVLTYYQELSNAEAATAMALSVEAIESLLARARKALRQRLQDIHG; encoded by the coding sequence GTGCTCTTCAAGACCGACCCGGACGCCTCGCTGATCGGGCGAATCGCGCAGGGCGACGACAAGGCGGCAGCCGCACTGGTGTCACGCAAGCTGCATCGCATCGTCGCGCTCGCCTATCGCCTGCTCGGCGACGTGGCGGAAGCCGAGGACGTCGCGCAGGAGGTGTTCGTGCGCGTGTGGAAGTACGCGCGCTCGTGGCGCGAGGAGCGTGCGCGGGTCGACACCTGGCTGCATCGCATCGCGCTGAACGTCTGCCACGACCGGCTCGAGCTGCGCGCGCGCCGCCGCGAGACGGACGCGCTCGACCCCGACCTGCAGGCCGATGCCGGCCCGACGCCGGAGGCGCAGTGGCTCGCGAAATCGATGCGCGAACGCGTGCGGGAGGCCCTGGCCGCGCTGCCCGTGCGCCAGCGCGAGGCGCTGGTGCTGACCTACTACCAGGAACTGAGCAATGCCGAGGCGGCCACGGCGATGGCGCTCAGCGTCGAGGCGATCGAAAGCCTGCTGGCGCGGGCCCGCAAAGCGCTGCGCCAGCGCCTGCAAGATATCCACGGATGA
- a CDS encoding sugar ABC transporter ATP-binding protein, with product MSLSKSSQPLLEMRGISKTFAAVRALDNVGLTVYPGEIHSLMGENGAGKSTLMKILSGAYRADPGGEILIDGRPIDIDGTLAARDAGIAVIYQELCLSPNLTVAENIYIGRELRRGNRRWGTIDRAAMARGCQDVLARLGAPFGPDALVGTLSIAEQQLVEIARAVHTRARILVMDEPTTPLSSRETEHLFALIRQLREEGFAIIYISHRMAEIYELSDRVSVLRDGTYVGTLEREALSADRLVSMMVGRDISGFYKKAHAPYDPGHLLLSVRDVADGGRVRGCSLDLHAGEVLGIAGLVGAGRTELARLIFGAEPRTRGEVKLGDHRFGAHSPRESIDAGLVYLTEDRKRQGLFLDMSVRDNINIAVCNRDARLGTLDLSRGAARARDAIAALSIRVPHANINVGALSGGNQQKVLLSRLLETKPRVLILDEPTRGVDIGAKSEIYRIINDLARAGVGVIVISSELPEIIGVADRVLVMHEGEIAGELGGHTNTPITQEAIIALAAGSQAEPAEAH from the coding sequence ATGTCTCTTTCTAAGTCGTCCCAGCCGCTGCTCGAGATGCGCGGCATCAGCAAGACGTTCGCCGCCGTGCGCGCGCTCGACAATGTCGGGCTGACCGTCTACCCCGGCGAAATTCATTCGCTGATGGGCGAGAACGGCGCCGGCAAGTCGACCCTGATGAAGATCCTGTCCGGCGCGTATCGCGCCGACCCCGGCGGCGAGATCCTGATCGACGGCCGGCCGATCGACATCGACGGCACACTCGCCGCGCGCGATGCCGGCATCGCGGTGATCTACCAGGAGCTGTGCCTGTCGCCGAACCTGACGGTGGCCGAAAACATCTATATCGGCCGCGAACTGCGGCGCGGCAACCGTCGCTGGGGCACCATCGACCGCGCCGCGATGGCGCGCGGCTGCCAGGACGTGCTCGCGCGGCTCGGCGCGCCGTTCGGCCCCGACGCGCTGGTGGGCACGCTGTCCATCGCCGAGCAGCAACTGGTCGAAATCGCGCGCGCCGTGCATACGCGCGCGCGCATCCTGGTGATGGACGAGCCCACCACGCCGCTGTCGTCGCGCGAGACCGAGCACCTGTTCGCGCTGATCCGCCAGCTGCGCGAGGAAGGCTTCGCGATCATCTACATCAGCCATCGGATGGCGGAGATCTACGAACTGTCGGATCGCGTCTCGGTGCTGCGCGACGGCACCTATGTCGGCACGCTCGAACGCGAGGCGCTGTCGGCCGACCGGCTCGTCTCGATGATGGTGGGCCGCGACATCTCGGGCTTCTACAAGAAGGCGCACGCGCCTTACGATCCCGGCCACCTGCTGCTGTCCGTGCGCGACGTGGCCGACGGCGGCCGCGTGCGCGGCTGCAGCCTCGATCTGCACGCAGGCGAGGTGCTCGGCATCGCGGGGCTGGTCGGCGCGGGCCGCACCGAGCTGGCGCGGCTGATCTTCGGCGCGGAGCCGCGCACGCGCGGCGAGGTGAAGCTCGGCGACCACCGCTTCGGCGCGCACTCGCCGCGCGAATCGATCGACGCCGGCCTGGTCTACCTGACCGAGGACCGCAAGCGCCAGGGCCTGTTCCTCGACATGAGCGTGCGCGACAACATCAACATCGCGGTGTGCAACCGCGATGCGCGGCTCGGCACGCTCGATCTGTCGCGCGGCGCGGCGCGGGCGCGCGACGCGATCGCCGCGCTGTCGATCCGCGTGCCGCACGCGAACATCAACGTCGGCGCGCTGTCGGGCGGCAACCAGCAGAAAGTGCTGCTGTCGCGCCTGCTCGAGACCAAACCGCGCGTGCTGATCCTCGACGAGCCGACGCGCGGCGTCGATATCGGCGCGAAATCCGAGATCTATCGCATCATCAACGATCTGGCCCGCGCCGGCGTCGGCGTGATCGTGATCTCGAGCGAGCTGCCGGAAATCATCGGCGTGGCCGACCGCGTGCTGGTGATGCACGAAGGCGAAATCGCCGGCGAACTCGGCGGCCACACCAATACGCCCATCACGCAGGAAGCGATCATCGCCCTCGCCGCCGGCTCCCAGGCCGAGCCGGCCGAGGCGCATTGA
- a CDS encoding ABC transporter permease subunit encodes MINPTKQRNLASATAHSVADRTPPTRGADRRARMQSLMRTAGMLPVLLVLCLGFGLLTDGFFTLQNLSIVTQQASINIVLAAGMTFVILTGGIDLSVGSVLAASAVAALLASTIPGWGWLGVPIALGVGLAFGAANGVLIAFLRLPPFIVTLGAMTAVRGVARLIGNDTTVFNPQLPFAFIGNGTVFGLPWLVVIACAVIALSWFILRRTVLGMRIYSVGGNPEAARLSGINVRAINLFVYAASGLLAGLGAVMSAARLYAANGLQLGQSYELDAIAAVILGGTSFVGGVGSIVGTLIGALIIAVLTNGLVLLGVSDVWQYIIKGLVIIGAVALDRYRQRESART; translated from the coding sequence ATGATCAACCCGACCAAGCAGCGGAACCTCGCTTCCGCGACGGCCCATTCGGTGGCCGACCGTACGCCCCCGACGCGCGGCGCCGACCGCCGCGCGCGCATGCAGTCGCTGATGCGCACCGCCGGCATGCTGCCGGTGCTGCTGGTGCTCTGCCTCGGCTTCGGCTTGCTGACCGACGGCTTCTTCACGCTGCAGAACCTGTCGATCGTCACGCAGCAGGCCTCGATCAACATCGTGCTGGCCGCCGGCATGACCTTCGTGATCCTGACGGGCGGCATCGACCTGTCGGTCGGCTCGGTGCTGGCCGCGTCGGCCGTCGCCGCCCTGCTGGCCTCGACGATTCCAGGCTGGGGCTGGCTGGGCGTGCCGATCGCGCTCGGCGTCGGCCTCGCGTTCGGCGCGGCCAACGGCGTGCTGATCGCGTTCCTGCGCCTGCCGCCCTTCATCGTCACGCTCGGCGCGATGACCGCGGTGCGCGGCGTGGCCCGCCTGATCGGCAACGACACGACCGTGTTCAATCCGCAGCTGCCGTTCGCCTTCATCGGCAACGGCACGGTGTTCGGCCTGCCGTGGCTGGTGGTGATCGCGTGCGCCGTCATTGCGCTGTCGTGGTTCATCCTGCGCCGCACCGTGCTCGGCATGCGCATCTACTCGGTGGGCGGCAATCCCGAAGCGGCCCGGCTGTCCGGCATCAACGTGCGGGCCATCAACCTGTTCGTCTATGCCGCGTCGGGGCTGCTCGCCGGGCTCGGCGCGGTGATGTCGGCCGCCCGGCTCTACGCCGCCAACGGCCTGCAGCTCGGCCAGTCCTACGAACTCGATGCGATCGCCGCGGTGATTCTCGGCGGCACCAGCTTCGTCGGCGGCGTCGGCTCGATCGTCGGCACGCTGATCGGCGCACTCATCATCGCGGTGCTGACCAACGGCCTGGTGCTGCTCGGCGTGTCGGACGTCTGGCAGTACATCATCAAGGGGCTCGTCATCATCGGCGCGGTCGCGCTCGACCGCTACCGCCAACGCGAATCGGCCCGCACCTGA
- a CDS encoding YXWGXW repeat-containing protein, whose amino-acid sequence MLRAMTPSSTRAPLRASLRACAAALLLGSALSACVVAEPAPEVVRVAPPPPRVEVVPAPRVGYVWDAGHWVWRHGAYVWEPGHWQAVRVGYHWQPGHWAPRGDGWVWIRGHWVA is encoded by the coding sequence ATGCTCCGCGCGATGACACCTTCCTCAACCCGCGCGCCCCTGCGCGCAAGCTTGCGCGCCTGCGCCGCCGCCCTGCTGCTGGGCAGCGCGCTGTCTGCCTGCGTGGTGGCCGAGCCCGCGCCCGAGGTGGTGCGCGTCGCGCCGCCGCCGCCGCGCGTCGAAGTCGTGCCGGCGCCGCGCGTCGGCTACGTCTGGGATGCCGGCCACTGGGTCTGGAGACACGGCGCCTATGTCTGGGAGCCCGGCCACTGGCAGGCGGTGCGGGTCGGTTATCACTGGCAGCCGGGCCACTGGGCACCGCGCGGCGACGGCTGGGTCTGGATTCGCGGCCACTGGGTTGCGTGA
- a CDS encoding ABC transporter substrate-binding protein, which yields MFKQNATLTVLACALAFGAGAAHAADKPLKSIGVTVGSLGNPYFVTIVKGAEARARQINPNAKVIAVSADYDLNKQFTQIDNFISAHVDMILLNATDPKAIEPAVKKAQAAGITVVAVDVSAAGANATVQTNNVKAGELACDYLAKKLNGKGNVVIENGPQVSAVIDRVNGCKTELAKHPGIKLLSSDQDGKGSREGGMNAMQGYLTRFPKLDGVFTINDPQAIGSDLAAKQLNRPNIVITSVDGAPDMEVALKTNTLIQASSSQDPWAMAQQAVTVGYGIMNGKPPANPMILIEPTLVTRDNVKDYKGWSSH from the coding sequence ATGTTCAAGCAAAACGCCACGCTGACCGTCCTCGCCTGCGCACTCGCCTTCGGCGCAGGCGCCGCCCATGCCGCCGACAAGCCGCTGAAATCGATCGGCGTCACGGTGGGCTCGCTCGGCAACCCGTACTTCGTGACGATCGTCAAGGGCGCCGAAGCACGCGCCAGGCAGATCAACCCGAACGCGAAAGTCATCGCGGTTTCGGCCGATTACGATCTCAACAAGCAGTTCACCCAGATCGACAACTTCATCTCCGCGCATGTCGACATGATCCTGCTCAACGCCACCGATCCGAAGGCGATCGAGCCGGCGGTGAAGAAGGCGCAGGCGGCCGGCATCACGGTGGTGGCGGTGGACGTCTCGGCCGCGGGCGCGAACGCGACCGTGCAGACCAACAACGTGAAGGCCGGCGAGCTGGCCTGCGATTACCTGGCGAAGAAGCTCAACGGCAAGGGCAACGTCGTCATCGAGAACGGCCCGCAGGTGTCGGCCGTGATCGACCGCGTCAACGGCTGCAAGACCGAGCTGGCGAAGCACCCCGGCATCAAGCTGCTGTCGAGCGACCAGGACGGCAAGGGCTCGCGTGAAGGCGGCATGAACGCGATGCAGGGCTACCTGACGCGCTTCCCGAAGCTCGACGGCGTGTTCACCATCAACGACCCGCAGGCAATCGGCAGCGACCTCGCGGCCAAGCAGCTGAACCGCCCGAACATCGTGATCACGTCGGTGGACGGCGCGCCCGACATGGAAGTGGCGCTGAAGACGAACACGCTGATCCAGGCGTCGTCGAGCCAGGACCCGTGGGCGATGGCGCAGCAGGCCGTGACGGTCGGCTACGGGATCATGAACGGCAAGCCGCCGGCCAACCCGATGATCCTGATCGAGCCGACGCTGGTCACGCGCGACAACGTGAAGGACTACAAGGGCTGGAGCTCGCACTGA